The following are encoded in a window of Geobacter metallireducens GS-15 genomic DNA:
- a CDS encoding nitroreductase family protein produces METLEAIRTRRSVRKFSDRPVEPEKLRAVLDAARLAPSWANMQCWRFVVVEDQATKVQISELSYVEAYFGPKGYKSNPAQKALAEAPVVIIACGEPPQSGELRGQQYYLTDVGIAAQNLMLAAHDLGLGSVFVGVFDEQQLGELLGIPAELRIVGLFPLGYPLEGPKAGPSRKPLDEIVHYGKYQA; encoded by the coding sequence ATGGAGACACTGGAAGCAATCAGAACGAGGAGAAGCGTCCGCAAGTTTTCCGATCGGCCGGTGGAGCCCGAAAAGCTTCGGGCGGTTCTGGATGCGGCGCGACTCGCTCCGTCGTGGGCAAACATGCAGTGCTGGCGGTTTGTTGTGGTGGAGGATCAGGCAACGAAGGTGCAGATCAGCGAGCTCTCCTACGTGGAGGCCTACTTCGGCCCAAAGGGGTACAAGTCGAATCCGGCTCAGAAGGCCCTGGCCGAAGCGCCGGTTGTGATCATCGCCTGCGGCGAACCGCCTCAATCCGGGGAGTTGCGGGGGCAGCAGTATTACCTGACCGATGTGGGGATTGCGGCCCAGAATCTCATGCTTGCCGCCCACGACCTGGGGCTGGGGAGCGTCTTTGTCGGCGTCTTTGACGAGCAGCAACTGGGAGAACTTCTCGGTATCCCGGCGGAGCTCCGGATTGTTGGGCTCTTTCCTTTGGGATATCCCCTTGAGGGGCCGAAGGCTGGGCCGTCACGCAAGCCTTTGGATGAGATTGTCCACTATGGTAAGTATCAGGCGTAA
- a CDS encoding RluA family pseudouridine synthase has product MLTFTITESDHCRGVESFLRNLLPGAPLAYLGKLTRGGHLTVNGLPVTPDTLLVTGDTMALKESGRTRELLAAKRPSLDILFEDDRIVVVNKPPGLPVHRTAEDEQTLVDVAERFLAQRGTPAKLRPVNRLDRGTSGATILAKSATSAGMFGRFVKETGLGKLYLAVADGKLPAEGTIDTPLEGKEAQTQYRTLFQGKSAALLLVTPITGRTHQIRKHLALTGHPVRGDRRYRGAPLAAYPGHCLHAFLVSFRHPVSGEEIVIHAPLPAALLEEVRLLSGDFYSRILLSLPSLPVT; this is encoded by the coding sequence ATGCTCACGTTCACCATTACAGAATCCGATCACTGCCGCGGGGTGGAAAGCTTCCTCAGGAACCTCCTCCCGGGCGCTCCCCTCGCCTACCTCGGCAAGCTCACCCGTGGTGGGCACCTGACCGTTAACGGCCTCCCGGTCACACCCGACACCCTCCTCGTGACAGGTGACACCATGGCTCTCAAGGAAAGCGGCCGGACAAGGGAACTCCTGGCCGCCAAACGTCCCTCCCTCGATATCCTCTTCGAGGACGACCGGATTGTCGTCGTCAACAAGCCCCCCGGGCTGCCGGTGCACCGGACCGCCGAAGACGAGCAAACCCTCGTGGATGTGGCGGAACGGTTCCTGGCGCAGCGGGGCACCCCTGCGAAGCTCCGCCCCGTGAACCGCCTCGACCGCGGCACCTCCGGCGCCACGATACTCGCCAAGAGCGCCACGAGTGCCGGCATGTTTGGCCGCTTCGTCAAGGAAACCGGCCTTGGCAAGCTCTACCTGGCTGTTGCAGACGGCAAACTGCCAGCCGAAGGGACCATCGATACCCCCCTGGAAGGCAAGGAGGCGCAGACCCAGTACCGCACACTGTTCCAAGGAAAGAGTGCTGCCCTGCTCCTCGTCACCCCCATAACCGGCCGTACGCACCAAATTCGCAAACACCTCGCCCTCACCGGCCACCCAGTGCGAGGCGACCGCCGCTACCGGGGCGCTCCCCTGGCGGCCTATCCAGGGCACTGCCTCCACGCCTTTCTTGTTTCCTTCCGTCACCCCGTTTCCGGCGAAGAGATCGTCATTCATGCCCCTCTTCCCGCGGCGTTGCTAGAAGAGGTGCGCCTGTTGTCCGGCGACTTCTATTCCCGCATACTCCTCTCGCTGCCGTCACTGCCGGTGACATAA
- a CDS encoding DUF3793 family protein, with amino-acid sequence MDEIQPVRQEGGKRPAWHELAVRFADPRECLASFLALEAAAVLAGEKPANLIGIANRSRPCGRNLYTLWKQWGASVLPESGLAVCELVDRGDSLLLLIYRSEALGGLLGRPSTSAVLGRAGYADLSDLDAVLGELAARITGESFPHEIGVFLGYPLKDVVAFMGLVTIPFACQGPWKIFGDPRESLRLAEVFRSCRARMAERLGSCASALECLVGGEQRVAVAM; translated from the coding sequence ATGGATGAAATACAGCCGGTGAGGCAAGAGGGGGGCAAGCGTCCGGCGTGGCATGAACTGGCGGTGCGGTTCGCTGATCCGCGGGAGTGTCTGGCGTCGTTTCTGGCGCTGGAGGCGGCGGCGGTCCTGGCCGGCGAGAAGCCGGCGAACCTGATCGGCATCGCCAACCGTTCCCGCCCCTGCGGCCGCAATCTCTACACGCTCTGGAAGCAGTGGGGGGCGTCGGTGCTGCCGGAGAGCGGACTGGCCGTCTGCGAGCTGGTCGACCGGGGAGATTCGCTCCTGCTGCTCATCTACCGTTCCGAAGCGCTGGGAGGTCTGCTGGGGCGCCCCAGCACCTCCGCTGTCCTGGGGCGGGCGGGATATGCGGACCTGTCGGACCTCGACGCAGTGCTGGGAGAGCTGGCCGCGCGCATCACCGGCGAGAGCTTCCCCCACGAGATCGGCGTCTTTCTCGGCTATCCCCTCAAGGACGTAGTGGCCTTCATGGGGCTGGTCACCATCCCCTTCGCCTGCCAGGGGCCCTGGAAGATCTTCGGTGACCCGCGGGAAAGCCTCCGCCTTGCCGAGGTCTTCCGCAGCTGCCGGGCACGGATGGCGGAGCGCCTTGGCAGTTGCGCATCGGCCCTGGAGTGCCTGGTGGGCGGCGAGCAGCGTGTTGCTGTCGCCATGTAG
- a CDS encoding alginate export family protein yields MARNTTIGAALIVLATAGRGVAAAEGEAPVIPVIQQQYVQGGAREGEAKDPLQFGPLKAGLDAMIRGESVNNFNLNDVTHTPGHRDSRLLVRVRPSLTVTPTDYLTARVEGQWYASYNDVKFNTFRLYQGYLEGSLPGRKATLKAGRQELVYGSSFMLGADTFFDGLSYDAVKLMVKPMEPLAVDFFAGKYLKDNSGGITGELYGVYGTYTANDAFSVDIYGLLDTGGAGMTHDGKDERTWSVGARLAGKVGKLVAFEVEPVYQFGRHIEETAHRNISAFGGHADLSIDPALGRYPSKGFVSYAFGSGDGGGNGKFREFHNPNNDTPLIGDMSVVGDLSGVTAIGPGGNAVHASGLHVITVGGGVDVTEKLNVSLDGHYFWATKTAAGVSTDVGFESNLIFTYKLTDKISFLAGANRFFTGNFFKDATGSGKDINYGYLQVQVTF; encoded by the coding sequence ATGGCGAGGAATACGACGATTGGAGCCGCGCTGATTGTGCTGGCAACGGCAGGGAGGGGCGTGGCGGCAGCGGAGGGGGAGGCTCCCGTTATCCCCGTGATCCAGCAACAGTACGTGCAGGGAGGAGCAAGGGAGGGGGAGGCGAAGGATCCGCTGCAGTTCGGCCCCCTCAAGGCGGGGCTGGATGCCATGATTCGGGGCGAGTCCGTCAACAATTTCAATTTAAATGACGTTACCCATACGCCGGGGCACCGGGACAGCCGGCTCCTCGTGCGGGTCCGCCCCTCGCTGACTGTCACCCCCACCGACTACCTTACCGCCCGGGTGGAGGGGCAGTGGTATGCCTCTTACAACGATGTGAAGTTCAACACCTTCCGCCTCTACCAGGGGTACCTGGAAGGGAGCCTCCCCGGCAGGAAGGCCACCCTCAAGGCGGGGCGCCAGGAGCTGGTCTACGGGAGCTCCTTCATGCTCGGCGCCGACACCTTCTTCGACGGCCTGAGCTACGACGCGGTGAAGCTGATGGTGAAGCCGATGGAGCCCCTGGCGGTGGACTTTTTCGCAGGAAAGTACCTGAAGGACAACTCCGGCGGGATCACGGGGGAGCTCTACGGAGTCTACGGCACCTACACCGCCAATGACGCCTTTTCCGTGGATATCTACGGCCTCCTCGACACCGGCGGCGCGGGGATGACCCATGACGGCAAGGACGAGCGGACCTGGTCGGTGGGGGCGCGTCTCGCCGGGAAGGTGGGGAAGCTGGTCGCTTTCGAGGTGGAACCGGTCTACCAGTTCGGCCGGCATATCGAGGAGACTGCCCACCGGAACATCAGCGCCTTCGGCGGCCACGCCGACCTGTCCATCGACCCGGCTCTCGGCCGCTATCCGTCCAAGGGGTTCGTCAGCTACGCCTTCGGTTCCGGCGACGGAGGCGGGAACGGGAAGTTCCGGGAGTTCCACAACCCCAACAACGACACCCCCCTCATCGGCGACATGAGCGTCGTCGGCGACCTCTCGGGGGTCACCGCCATCGGCCCGGGAGGCAACGCGGTGCATGCCAGCGGCCTTCACGTCATCACCGTCGGGGGCGGGGTCGACGTGACCGAGAAGCTCAACGTCTCCCTTGACGGCCACTACTTCTGGGCAACGAAGACCGCAGCCGGGGTCAGCACGGATGTCGGTTTCGAGAGCAATCTGATCTTCACCTACAAGCTCACCGACAAGATCAGCTTTCTTGCCGGTGCCAACCGTTTCTTCACCGGGAACTTCTTCAAGGACGCCACCGGGAGCGGCAAGGATATCAACTACGGTTACCTGCAGGTGCAGGTGACCTTCTGA
- a CDS encoding DUF3108 domain-containing protein translates to MKFIYGVMMFLVLVTSGVPASAAPKVPEKLVYNLSWTGISVGTASQEITEEGATRKIVSIARSNDWLSTFFPVEDRIESSYDSSRGNFPGQARHYRLKTREGSRHRDREIFFEQERGVARYRDNLSGDKADIDIPLDTIDVYGSFYYIRYLRLEVGKSPTVNILDSKRQRRIAVRVLRKERIKTVLGEVDTIVIQPLVASEGVFEGKGTVHIWLTDDERRIPVRARTKVTVGSVTATLVEWIPGK, encoded by the coding sequence ATGAAGTTCATTTACGGAGTAATGATGTTTCTCGTGCTTGTGACGTCCGGCGTTCCGGCGTCGGCTGCCCCGAAAGTTCCCGAGAAGCTTGTCTACAATCTTTCCTGGACCGGGATATCCGTCGGCACCGCGAGCCAGGAGATTACGGAGGAGGGAGCCACGCGGAAAATCGTCTCCATTGCCCGCTCCAATGACTGGCTCTCGACCTTTTTCCCGGTGGAAGACCGGATCGAGAGCTCCTATGACAGCAGTCGCGGCAACTTCCCGGGGCAGGCCCGCCATTACCGGTTGAAGACCCGCGAGGGGAGCCGTCACCGGGACCGGGAGATCTTTTTTGAACAGGAGCGGGGGGTGGCCCGCTACCGCGACAACCTGAGCGGGGATAAGGCTGATATCGACATCCCCCTGGATACCATTGACGTTTACGGCAGCTTTTATTACATTCGCTACCTCCGCCTGGAGGTGGGAAAATCACCTACCGTCAACATCCTCGACAGCAAGCGGCAGCGGAGGATCGCGGTGCGGGTCCTGCGCAAGGAGCGGATCAAGACGGTTCTCGGCGAGGTGGATACCATCGTCATCCAGCCTCTGGTGGCATCCGAGGGGGTCTTCGAGGGGAAGGGGACGGTCCATATCTGGCTCACCGACGATGAGCGGCGCATCCCGGTGAGGGCGCGAACCAAAGTTACGGTGGGGAGTGTCACGGCGACGCTGGTGGAGTGGATTCCCGGCAAGTGA
- the rplI gene encoding 50S ribosomal protein L9, with the protein MKVILKENLENLGHIGDIVKVAPGYARNYLLPRGYATEATEKNAKALEHAKRQLEYKRNKVLEQAKGLAAKIEGLTIAITHQAGEEGKLFGAVTNMELAEHLKAQGVEIDRKKIVLAEPIKHVGEYTASVKVHPEVAAALKVVITKAD; encoded by the coding sequence ATGAAAGTAATTCTCAAAGAAAATCTGGAAAACCTCGGTCACATCGGCGACATCGTGAAGGTCGCGCCGGGCTATGCCCGCAACTACCTCCTGCCGCGGGGGTATGCGACCGAAGCCACCGAGAAGAATGCCAAGGCCCTTGAGCACGCCAAGCGTCAGCTCGAGTATAAGCGCAATAAGGTTCTCGAGCAGGCAAAGGGGCTTGCTGCCAAGATCGAGGGACTGACCATTGCAATCACTCACCAGGCAGGCGAGGAAGGGAAGCTGTTCGGGGCCGTCACCAACATGGAGTTGGCCGAGCACCTGAAAGCCCAAGGTGTTGAGATCGATCGGAAGAAGATCGTTCTTGCAGAGCCGATCAAACATGTCGGTGAGTACACCGCTTCTGTCAAGGTACACCCGGAGGTTGCAGCGGCTCTGAAAGTGGTGATCACCAAGGCAGACTAA
- a CDS encoding ISL3-like element ISGme5 family transposase, whose translation MSYSDVIAIAGGWEGYRVAGTRTIVTGDAKRIEVELIALSQDEMVCGSCGGRCTSVHETTKRVIRDLPILDAQTYLIVHRRRLLCPQCGPTLERLSWLAKYARVTRRLAESVARLCGVVSVKHVAQYLGLSWDQVKEIDKRSLTERVGTVDLSNIEVLGMDEFALHKGHRYATVIIEPYRKEVLWIGKGRSRESIRPFFTQLGPHGCKRLKAVVMDMNASYEEEIKQHSPQADIVYDLFHVVAKYGREVIDRVRVDEANRLKEDKKARKVVKTSRWLLLRNSENVKGDDMLRLQELLEANRSLLTVYLLKDDLKQLWKFTCIEEAGLFWEQWHQRAMESGIPPLILFARRLKGYLQGILNHCLWPLHTGILEGINNKIKVIKRMAYGFRDHEYFFLKIRAAFPGIPG comes from the coding sequence TTGTCGTATTCCGATGTTATCGCAATTGCGGGAGGGTGGGAAGGATATCGTGTTGCTGGGACACGCACTATCGTCACAGGTGATGCCAAACGGATCGAGGTAGAACTGATTGCCCTGTCCCAGGATGAGATGGTGTGTGGCTCGTGCGGCGGGCGTTGCACAAGCGTCCATGAAACGACCAAGCGCGTAATTCGAGATTTGCCGATTCTCGATGCTCAGACTTATCTGATCGTTCACCGCCGCAGGCTGCTGTGCCCTCAGTGTGGGCCAACGCTGGAGCGTCTGTCATGGCTGGCGAAATACGCCCGCGTGACGCGCAGGCTTGCAGAGAGCGTAGCGCGACTGTGTGGTGTCGTGTCTGTGAAGCACGTGGCGCAGTATCTGGGGCTTTCTTGGGACCAGGTGAAGGAAATCGACAAGCGCTCACTCACAGAGCGGGTCGGCACCGTCGACCTCTCAAACATCGAAGTTCTCGGGATGGATGAGTTCGCCCTTCACAAGGGGCACCGCTATGCGACGGTTATCATCGAGCCATACCGTAAGGAAGTCTTATGGATCGGCAAAGGCAGGAGTCGCGAGAGTATCCGTCCTTTCTTCACGCAGCTTGGCCCACATGGCTGTAAACGGCTCAAAGCGGTCGTGATGGATATGAACGCATCATATGAGGAGGAAATCAAGCAGCACTCGCCCCAGGCAGACATAGTCTACGACCTGTTCCATGTGGTGGCGAAGTATGGCAGGGAAGTGATCGACAGGGTGCGAGTCGATGAGGCAAACCGCCTGAAGGAAGACAAGAAGGCACGGAAGGTAGTCAAAACATCGCGGTGGTTGCTGCTACGAAACAGCGAGAACGTCAAGGGCGACGACATGCTTCGCCTCCAGGAACTGTTGGAGGCAAACCGCAGCCTCCTTACGGTCTACCTGCTCAAAGACGATCTGAAGCAACTGTGGAAGTTTACCTGCATTGAAGAGGCGGGACTATTCTGGGAGCAGTGGCACCAAAGGGCGATGGAGAGTGGAATACCGCCACTCATCCTGTTTGCCCGCCGGCTAAAGGGCTATCTCCAAGGAATCCTCAACCACTGCCTCTGGCCCCTTCACACCGGAATCCTCGAAGGCATCAATAACAAGATCAAGGTGATCAAAAGAATGGCCTACGGCTTCCGGGATCACGAATACTTCTTTCTCAAGATCAGAGCCGCTTTCCCCGGAATTCCCGGATGA
- a CDS encoding cytochrome c3 family protein — MNAVRRIRLFAVAGLTLAVSLCLGAGSPVKAAPAAPKLVQDDCVKCHAKPPADIASAGAGHKKITCFDCHAGHRPASQNNIPKCSQCHTGKKHYELPNCLGCHKNPHTPLNIILSGNLTEPCLSCHTQQIEQLKQFPSKHSKLFCSTCHNVHGKIPACTQCHKPHYAEQTAGDCKKCHKAHQPKNVAYGKEIPNKDCGACHKKALDLLTASQAKHKSLACVYCHQDKHKMVPACQSCHGVPHPAAMMSKFSKCGECHNIAHDLNHWSSPAKAEPAKAAPAKPTMKKKKK, encoded by the coding sequence ATGAATGCTGTAAGACGCATCAGGCTCTTTGCCGTTGCTGGCCTGACCCTGGCAGTGTCACTCTGCCTGGGCGCGGGAAGCCCGGTCAAGGCCGCCCCGGCCGCCCCGAAACTGGTTCAGGACGACTGCGTGAAGTGTCACGCCAAACCCCCGGCAGACATCGCCAGCGCCGGTGCCGGCCACAAAAAGATCACCTGCTTCGACTGCCACGCCGGTCACCGTCCCGCATCGCAGAACAACATTCCCAAGTGCAGCCAGTGTCACACCGGCAAGAAGCACTATGAGCTCCCCAACTGTCTCGGGTGCCACAAGAATCCCCACACCCCGCTCAACATCATCCTTTCCGGCAACCTCACCGAGCCGTGCCTGAGCTGCCATACCCAGCAGATCGAGCAACTCAAGCAGTTCCCGAGCAAGCACTCCAAGCTCTTCTGCTCCACCTGCCACAACGTCCACGGCAAAATTCCGGCCTGTACCCAGTGCCACAAGCCCCACTATGCCGAGCAGACCGCCGGCGACTGCAAGAAGTGCCACAAGGCCCACCAGCCCAAGAACGTTGCCTACGGCAAGGAAATCCCGAACAAAGACTGCGGCGCCTGTCACAAGAAGGCACTCGACCTGCTGACCGCAAGCCAGGCCAAGCACAAGTCGCTGGCCTGCGTATACTGCCACCAGGACAAGCACAAGATGGTTCCGGCCTGCCAGAGCTGCCACGGCGTTCCGCACCCGGCTGCCATGATGTCCAAGTTCTCGAAGTGCGGCGAGTGCCACAACATCGCCCACGACCTGAACCACTGGAGCTCCCCGGCCAAGGCTGAGCCGGCCAAAGCCGCTCCTGCGAAGCCTACCATGAAGAAGAAGAAGAAGTAA
- a CDS encoding class I SAM-dependent methyltransferase, protein MNDDSERWDERYRSEEFLLGEKPSRFLAERIEEVKCLCPGRKALDIACGEGRNSIFLARHGYSVTGLDISPVAVEKARRWAGREGLACDFRLADLETYAFDERFDLIINFNFLLRDLIPQEVAALTPGGVVIFDTILESPTAPVPHRKEFLLQPGELARFFAPYPGTILFCGEYPDSATPTAKLIYRHSK, encoded by the coding sequence ATGAACGACGACAGCGAACGGTGGGACGAGCGGTACCGGAGTGAGGAGTTTCTCCTGGGGGAAAAACCGTCGCGGTTTCTCGCCGAGCGGATCGAGGAGGTGAAATGCCTCTGTCCCGGCAGAAAGGCCCTGGACATCGCCTGCGGCGAGGGACGGAACAGCATCTTTCTTGCCCGTCATGGGTACAGCGTCACCGGTCTCGACATCTCTCCCGTGGCCGTGGAGAAGGCCCGCCGTTGGGCCGGGCGGGAAGGGCTCGCCTGCGACTTCCGCCTCGCCGACCTGGAGACGTACGCCTTCGACGAGCGGTTCGACCTCATCATCAACTTCAATTTCCTCCTTCGGGACCTGATCCCCCAGGAGGTGGCGGCCCTCACCCCGGGGGGCGTCGTCATCTTCGATACCATCCTCGAATCCCCCACTGCGCCGGTCCCCCACCGGAAGGAGTTTCTCCTCCAACCCGGCGAGTTGGCGCGGTTTTTCGCGCCATACCCCGGCACCATCCTCTTCTGCGGCGAGTACCCAGACAGTGCGACCCCAACGGCCAAGCTCATCTACCGACACAGTAAGTAA
- a CDS encoding DUF2325 domain-containing protein, with translation MCIAVIGGMDRLERHYRQEAARTGFELRVFSQSENNIATKLKRFDALVIFTNKVSHRVRNEAMSAAKLNGIPVFQYHSCGVCTLRDCLNCLVLPAGGGTK, from the coding sequence ATGTGCATTGCGGTAATCGGCGGGATGGACCGGCTGGAACGGCACTATCGGCAGGAAGCGGCCCGGACGGGGTTCGAGCTGCGGGTCTTCTCCCAGTCCGAAAACAATATCGCCACGAAGCTGAAGCGCTTCGACGCCCTGGTCATCTTCACCAACAAGGTCTCCCATCGGGTGCGGAACGAAGCCATGAGCGCAGCGAAGCTGAACGGCATCCCGGTATTCCAGTACCACTCCTGCGGGGTCTGCACCCTCCGGGACTGTCTGAACTGTCTCGTCCTGCCAGCCGGCGGCGGGACAAAGTAA
- the hcp gene encoding hydroxylamine reductase — protein MGMFCNQCEQAAKGVGCDIIGVCGKNPEVAALQDLMLYGLKGLAIYADKARELGVKEEKIDYFVLEGLFTTVTNVDFDPVQIAGKLRTCYDYKERIKALYETAYREKNGSSAPQITAGPAAWVIAGDLEGLVKQGQEHGINTHHADADIRSAIEILIYGLKGMAAYADHAYILGKKDEEVFAFFHKAMAATADPAKGLMDFVGLAMECGKLNIKVMGMLNEGHVAHYGHPVPTKVPTGTRKNKGILVSGHDLRMLEELLKQTDGKGIDVYPHGEMLPAHGYPGLKKYAHLYGNFGGAWQDQAKEFPHFPGAIIFNTNCIQRPADSYKDRLFSWGQVGWPGVKHINGWDFSEVINKALECPELADAPAKEILTGFGHNAVLGVADKVIEGVKAGAIKHFFLIGGCDGAKPGRNYYTELAEKVPQDCVILTLACGKYRFNKLEFGDIGGIPRLLDIGQCNDAYSALQIALALADAFKCGVNDLPLSMILSWYEQKAVVILLSLLHLGIKNIKIGPSLPAFVTPNVLNFLVENFNLGPITTVDADLKAALGQ, from the coding sequence ATGGGAATGTTCTGTAACCAGTGCGAACAGGCCGCCAAGGGCGTCGGCTGCGACATCATCGGGGTATGCGGCAAGAACCCCGAGGTGGCCGCCCTGCAGGATCTCATGCTTTACGGGCTTAAGGGACTCGCCATTTATGCCGACAAGGCCCGGGAGCTGGGCGTGAAGGAAGAGAAGATCGACTACTTCGTCCTTGAGGGGCTCTTCACCACCGTTACCAACGTGGACTTCGACCCGGTCCAGATTGCCGGCAAACTCCGCACGTGCTACGACTACAAGGAAAGGATCAAGGCCCTCTACGAAACCGCCTATCGGGAAAAGAACGGTTCCAGCGCTCCACAGATCACCGCCGGTCCCGCCGCGTGGGTCATTGCCGGCGATCTCGAAGGGCTCGTGAAGCAGGGGCAGGAGCACGGCATCAACACCCACCACGCCGACGCCGACATCCGCTCCGCCATCGAGATTCTCATCTACGGCCTCAAGGGGATGGCCGCCTACGCCGACCACGCCTACATCCTCGGCAAAAAGGACGAAGAGGTCTTCGCCTTCTTCCACAAGGCCATGGCCGCCACCGCCGACCCGGCCAAGGGGCTCATGGACTTCGTGGGGCTCGCCATGGAGTGCGGCAAGCTGAACATCAAGGTCATGGGGATGCTGAACGAAGGTCACGTGGCCCATTATGGCCACCCGGTCCCCACCAAGGTTCCGACCGGCACCCGCAAGAACAAAGGGATCCTTGTCTCCGGCCACGACCTCCGCATGCTGGAGGAGCTCCTGAAGCAGACCGACGGGAAAGGGATCGACGTTTACCCCCACGGTGAAATGCTCCCGGCCCACGGCTATCCCGGCCTCAAGAAGTACGCGCACCTCTACGGCAACTTCGGCGGCGCATGGCAGGACCAAGCGAAGGAATTCCCCCACTTCCCCGGCGCCATCATCTTCAACACCAACTGCATCCAGCGCCCGGCCGACTCTTACAAGGACCGCCTCTTCTCCTGGGGCCAGGTGGGGTGGCCCGGTGTGAAGCACATCAACGGCTGGGACTTCTCCGAAGTCATCAACAAAGCCCTTGAGTGCCCCGAGCTGGCCGACGCGCCGGCGAAGGAGATTCTCACCGGTTTTGGCCACAACGCCGTCCTTGGCGTGGCGGACAAGGTGATCGAAGGGGTGAAGGCGGGCGCCATCAAGCACTTCTTCCTCATCGGCGGCTGCGACGGCGCCAAGCCGGGCCGCAACTACTACACCGAGCTTGCCGAGAAGGTGCCCCAGGACTGCGTGATCCTGACCCTGGCCTGTGGCAAGTACCGCTTCAACAAGCTTGAGTTCGGCGACATCGGCGGCATCCCGCGGCTCCTGGACATCGGCCAGTGCAACGACGCTTACTCGGCCCTCCAGATCGCCCTGGCCCTTGCCGACGCCTTCAAGTGCGGCGTAAACGATCTGCCCCTCTCCATGATCCTCTCCTGGTATGAGCAGAAGGCGGTGGTCATCCTCCTGTCGCTCCTGCACCTGGGGATCAAGAACATCAAGATCGGCCCGAGCCTCCCGGCCTTCGTCACCCCCAACGTCCTCAACTTCCTGGTGGAGAACTTCAACCTGGGTCCCATCACCACGGTGGACGCAGACCTCAAGGCGGCCCTGGGGCAGTAA
- a CDS encoding AAA family ATPase: MPEKLLVPSIEQRLAAMVEVSRRMRGKTEAEKRMGRKPTITISREFGCEGYPVAEQLRELLEHSTREPWVVMDKALLEEAAKHHDISETVLQSLGQRPRFLDDMISTLMPRWKTERDHYKLLCDQIVSLAEVGNVIIIGRGSSIITQQMNNCLHFRIYASHHFKVRSIARRAKISIQDAELLVEKMQKERVKFIRSFLDRDIADLNLYHMAFNNDKNSEAQIARAIFDYLCQKIAG; the protein is encoded by the coding sequence ATGCCGGAGAAACTGCTCGTGCCATCCATTGAACAGAGGCTCGCTGCAATGGTCGAGGTGTCCCGCCGGATGAGGGGTAAAACCGAGGCCGAAAAACGTATGGGGCGCAAGCCGACGATCACCATTTCACGGGAGTTCGGCTGCGAGGGGTATCCCGTGGCCGAGCAGCTCAGGGAGCTTCTCGAACACTCCACCAGGGAGCCCTGGGTCGTGATGGACAAGGCGCTTCTCGAAGAAGCCGCCAAACATCATGACATTTCCGAGACGGTTCTCCAATCCCTCGGCCAACGCCCCCGCTTCCTCGACGACATGATCTCCACTCTCATGCCGCGCTGGAAAACCGAGCGGGACCACTACAAACTCCTCTGCGACCAGATCGTCTCCCTGGCCGAGGTGGGCAACGTAATCATCATCGGGAGGGGAAGCTCCATCATCACCCAGCAGATGAACAACTGCCTCCATTTCCGCATCTATGCCTCCCACCATTTCAAAGTCCGCTCCATTGCGCGGCGCGCAAAGATTTCGATCCAGGACGCAGAGCTTCTGGTGGAAAAAATGCAGAAGGAACGGGTCAAGTTCATTCGCAGCTTCCTCGACCGGGACATTGCCGACCTGAACCTCTACCACATGGCCTTCAATAACGACAAGAACTCGGAGGCCCAGATAGCCCGGGCCATCTTCGACTATCTCTGCCAGAAGATCGCAGGCTGA